A genomic region of Serratia fonticola contains the following coding sequences:
- the serA gene encoding phosphoglycerate dehydrogenase, with product MAKVSLEKDRIKFLLVEGVHQNTVENLRAAGYNNIEYHKGALDTESLKASIRDAHFIGIRSRTHLSEEVFAAAEKLVAVGCFCIGTNQVDLKAATKRGIPVFNAPFSNTRSVAEMVLGELLLMLRGIPTANAKAHRGQWQKLAVGSYEARGKKLGIIGYGHIGTQLGILAEGLGMKVFFYDIENKLPLGNAQQVRHLSDLLNMSDVVTLHVPETPSTKNMIGTEELALMKPGAILINASRGTVVDIPALCHALSSEHLAGAAIDVFPEEPATNNDPFNSPLCEFDNVLLTPHIGGSTQEAQENIGDEVAGKLAKYSDNGSTLSAVNFPEVSLPAHGPNASRLLHIHENRPGILTQINQIFAEEGVNIAAQYLQTSSEIGYVVIDIEAETERAAAALQRMKAIEGTIRARLLL from the coding sequence ATGGCAAAAGTATCATTGGAGAAAGACAGGATTAAATTCCTGTTGGTGGAAGGGGTTCATCAGAACACGGTAGAGAATCTACGTGCTGCCGGATATAACAACATTGAATACCACAAGGGTGCATTAGACACCGAATCGCTTAAGGCATCCATCCGCGATGCACACTTCATCGGTATCCGATCGCGTACGCACCTGAGCGAAGAAGTCTTCGCTGCGGCAGAAAAATTGGTGGCAGTGGGTTGTTTCTGTATCGGCACCAACCAGGTTGATTTGAAAGCGGCGACCAAACGCGGCATTCCGGTGTTTAACGCGCCTTTCTCCAATACGCGATCCGTGGCTGAAATGGTGCTGGGGGAATTGCTGCTGATGCTGCGTGGCATTCCAACGGCCAACGCCAAGGCGCACCGTGGTCAGTGGCAAAAGCTGGCGGTAGGCTCGTACGAAGCGCGTGGCAAGAAATTAGGCATCATCGGCTACGGCCACATCGGTACTCAGCTTGGGATCCTGGCGGAAGGGCTGGGCATGAAGGTGTTCTTCTACGATATTGAGAACAAGCTGCCATTGGGTAACGCTCAGCAGGTGCGGCATCTGTCAGATCTGCTCAATATGAGCGATGTGGTCACGCTGCATGTGCCAGAAACGCCGTCGACCAAAAACATGATCGGAACCGAAGAGCTGGCGCTGATGAAGCCTGGCGCTATCCTGATTAACGCCTCGCGCGGTACTGTGGTAGACATTCCGGCGTTGTGTCATGCCTTGTCGAGCGAGCATCTGGCCGGTGCGGCGATTGATGTGTTCCCGGAAGAACCGGCAACCAATAACGATCCGTTTAATTCACCGCTGTGTGAATTCGACAACGTGCTGTTGACGCCGCATATCGGTGGTTCAACACAGGAAGCACAAGAGAATATCGGTGATGAAGTCGCGGGGAAACTGGCGAAGTACTCTGACAACGGTTCTACCCTGTCTGCAGTTAACTTCCCGGAAGTGTCGTTACCGGCCCATGGTCCGAACGCCAGCCGTTTGTTGCACATTCATGAAAACCGCCCAGGGATCCTGACGCAGATTAACCAGATTTTCGCAGAGGAAGGGGTCAATATCGCTGCCCAGTATCTGCAAACCAGCTCGGAAATCGGCTATGTGGTCATCGATATCGAAGCGGAAACAGAACGTGCTGCAGCCGCGTTGCAACGCATGAAAGCGATTGAAGGGACTATCCGCGCCCGTCTGTTGCTCTAA
- a CDS encoding 5-formyltetrahydrofolate cyclo-ligase, translating to MSFEPQFAQQRQVIRNEIRQRRRALTPTEQQDFARQIALRLTQHPRIQAAEHIAVFLSFDGELDTAPLITRLWQLGKQVYLPVLHPFSPGNLLFLRYTAQTLLIYNRFKILEPALDVRGVLPLSQLDVVLTPLVAFDAQGQRLGMGGGFYDRTLQNWRQGGPYPIGLAHDCQQVAALPVEQWDIPLPEIITPAKNWAWPIAP from the coding sequence ATGTCATTCGAACCGCAGTTCGCTCAGCAACGTCAAGTCATTCGCAATGAAATCCGTCAGCGGCGTCGTGCCTTAACGCCCACTGAACAGCAGGATTTTGCCAGGCAGATTGCCTTACGCCTCACGCAACACCCTCGGATTCAGGCCGCGGAACATATTGCCGTGTTTCTCTCTTTTGATGGAGAACTTGATACCGCGCCGCTGATAACGCGGCTGTGGCAACTGGGCAAACAGGTTTATCTGCCGGTGTTACACCCATTCAGCCCCGGTAATCTGCTGTTCCTGCGTTACACTGCGCAAACACTGCTGATTTACAACCGATTCAAGATCCTGGAACCTGCACTGGATGTGCGCGGCGTATTACCGTTATCGCAGTTGGATGTGGTGCTGACGCCGCTGGTTGCTTTTGACGCGCAGGGACAACGCCTGGGAATGGGCGGTGGATTTTACGATCGGACGCTGCAAAACTGGCGGCAAGGCGGCCCATACCCAATAGGGCTGGCACATGATTGCCAGCAGGTCGCCGCACTACCGGTAGAACAATGGGATATTCCGCTACCGGAGATTATCACCCCGGCAAAAAACTGGGCTTGGCCGATCGCGCCATAG
- the zapA gene encoding cell division protein ZapA: MSAQPVDIQIFGRSLRVNCPPEQQDALNMAAEDLNQRLQDLKVRTRVTNTEQLVFIAALNVCHELAQERLKTRDYAANMEQRIRMLQQTIEQALLEQGRISERQDAQFE; this comes from the coding sequence ATGTCTGCACAACCGGTAGATATTCAAATTTTTGGCCGCTCGTTAAGAGTCAATTGCCCGCCAGAACAACAAGATGCGTTGAACATGGCAGCAGAAGATCTTAACCAACGGTTGCAAGATCTTAAAGTTCGCACTAGAGTCACAAATACAGAGCAACTCGTTTTTATCGCAGCATTGAATGTCTGTCACGAACTTGCTCAAGAACGCTTGAAAACGCGTGACTATGCGGCCAATATGGAACAAAGAATTCGTATGCTGCAACAGACCATTGAACAAGCACTGCTTGAACAGGGTCGCATCTCTGAACGTCAGGATGCACAATTCGAATAA
- a CDS encoding YecA family protein — protein sequence MSIQNTFPSYQSLTVALNQQSVALTAAEMHGLISGLLCGGNRDASWQTLVFELTNEGIAFPQSLSLPLQQLHEITRETLEDDEFMFQLMMPEGETVSVFDRADALAGWVNHFLLGLGMMQPKLAQVKDEVGEAIDDLRNIAQLGYDEDEDQEELEQSLEEVVEYVRVAALLCHTEFTRQKPTAPENKKPTLH from the coding sequence ATGTCTATACAGAATACATTTCCAAGTTACCAATCTTTGACCGTCGCTCTCAACCAGCAATCGGTAGCCTTAACTGCGGCAGAAATGCACGGTTTGATCAGCGGCTTGCTGTGCGGCGGCAACCGCGATGCCAGCTGGCAGACGCTGGTATTTGAGCTGACCAACGAAGGGATCGCCTTTCCACAATCCCTGAGCCTGCCGCTACAGCAGTTGCATGAAATCACCAGAGAAACGCTGGAGGATGACGAATTCATGTTCCAACTGATGATGCCGGAAGGCGAAACCGTCAGCGTGTTCGATCGTGCAGATGCGTTGGCCGGCTGGGTAAACCACTTCCTGCTGGGGCTGGGCATGATGCAGCCGAAGCTGGCACAAGTGAAAGATGAAGTGGGCGAAGCGATCGACGATCTGCGCAATATCGCTCAACTCGGTTACGACGAAGACGAAGACCAGGAAGAGTTGGAGCAGTCGCTGGAAGAAGTGGTGGAGTATGTCCGCGTTGCTGCGTTGCTTTGCCATACTGAATTTACCCGTCAAAAGCCGACGGCACCGGAAAACAAAAAACCGACGTTACATTAA
- the pepP gene encoding Xaa-Pro aminopeptidase: protein MTQQEFHNRRQALLAKMAPGSAAVIFAAPEATRSADSEYPYRQNSDFWYLTGFNEPEAVLILVKSDETHNHCVLFNRVRDLTAEIWFGRRLGQEAAPAKLGVDRALAFDEINDQLHLLLNGLDVVYHAQGQYPFADEILFGALEKLRKGFRQNLAAPATVTDYRPWLHEMRLFKSAEEVAVMRRAGEISALAHTRAMQKCRPGMFEYQLEGEILHEFTRHGARYPSYNTIVGSGENGCILHYTENECEMRDGDLVLIDAGCEYRGYAGDITRTFPVNGKFSKPQRAVYDIVLASINKALEMFKPGVSIREVNDQVVRIMIAGLVELGVMKGEVEQLFAEQAHRPFFMHGLSHWLGLDVHDVGHYGTASRDRVLEPGMVLTVEPGLYIAPDADVPQEYRGIGIRIEDDILITQDGNENLTASVVKDADAIEALMAAAR, encoded by the coding sequence ATGACTCAGCAGGAATTTCACAACCGCCGTCAGGCGTTGTTGGCGAAGATGGCTCCGGGCAGCGCGGCAGTTATTTTTGCAGCACCGGAAGCGACACGCAGTGCAGACTCTGAATATCCTTACCGTCAGAACAGCGATTTCTGGTATCTGACCGGTTTTAATGAACCGGAAGCCGTGCTGATTCTGGTGAAAAGCGATGAAACCCATAACCACTGTGTGCTGTTCAATCGGGTACGCGATCTGACGGCGGAAATCTGGTTTGGCCGCCGCCTGGGGCAAGAAGCCGCCCCGGCAAAGCTTGGCGTAGATCGTGCACTGGCCTTCGATGAAATAAACGATCAACTGCACCTGCTGCTCAATGGCCTTGATGTGGTGTATCACGCTCAGGGGCAGTACCCCTTTGCTGATGAAATCCTGTTCGGGGCGTTGGAAAAATTGCGTAAAGGTTTCCGCCAGAATCTGGCCGCGCCAGCGACAGTAACGGACTATCGACCATGGTTACATGAGATGCGTCTGTTCAAATCGGCGGAAGAAGTGGCTGTTATGCGCCGCGCCGGTGAGATCAGTGCATTGGCCCATACCCGTGCGATGCAGAAATGCCGCCCTGGCATGTTTGAATATCAGTTGGAAGGGGAGATCCTGCACGAGTTTACTCGCCATGGCGCGCGCTACCCGTCTTACAACACCATCGTTGGCAGCGGTGAAAACGGCTGTATCCTGCATTACACCGAAAACGAATGTGAAATGCGTGATGGCGATTTGGTGCTGATTGATGCCGGGTGTGAATACCGTGGTTATGCCGGAGATATCACCCGTACTTTCCCGGTCAACGGCAAATTCAGCAAGCCGCAGCGTGCGGTATATGACATCGTGCTGGCGTCGATCAACAAGGCGCTGGAGATGTTCAAACCGGGCGTTAGCATTCGCGAGGTTAACGATCAGGTAGTGCGCATCATGATCGCCGGATTAGTTGAACTGGGCGTGATGAAGGGCGAAGTGGAACAGTTGTTTGCCGAGCAGGCGCATCGTCCGTTCTTTATGCATGGTCTGAGCCATTGGCTGGGGCTGGATGTGCATGATGTGGGTCACTATGGCACCGCGAGCCGCGATCGTGTTCTGGAACCAGGCATGGTACTGACGGTTGAGCCTGGCTTGTATATTGCCCCTGATGCCGACGTGCCGCAGGAATACCGCGGGATCGGTATCCGTATTGAAGACGACATCCTGATCACGCAGGACGGCAATGAAAATCTGACCGCCAGCGTAGTGAAGGATGCCGATGCGATCGAAGCCTTGATGGCGGCGGCCAGATAA
- the ubiH gene encoding 2-octaprenyl-6-methoxyphenyl hydroxylase yields the protein MSVIIVGGGMAGATLALAISSLTRGKVAVDLVEATRPDDRAHPGFDARAIALAQGTCQQLSRIGVWAALRDCATAITHVHVSDRGHAGFVNLCARDYQVEALGQVIELHDAGQRLFALLAKAPGVRVHCPAKVVDVVRTADTAEVQLDNGQRLKGELLVAADGSRSALAQACHIQWQQNDYPQFATIANVTTAEDPQGRAFERFTRYGPLALLPMSHGRSSLVWCHPRENREQVDSWSDERFLSELQQAFGWRLGKMLKAGKRHSYPLTLLMANQHVSHRLALVGNAAQTLHPIAGQGFNLGLRDVMSLAETLAEAAQEGIDLGAYSLLSRYQQRRQKDQQATIGVTDGLIRLFANSYAPLVVGRNLGLMAMEQLPVVRDAFAKRTLGWVER from the coding sequence ATGAGCGTGATCATTGTGGGTGGCGGGATGGCTGGCGCAACGCTGGCGCTGGCAATTTCCTCATTGACTCGGGGTAAGGTGGCCGTTGATCTGGTAGAGGCCACGCGGCCAGACGATCGCGCACACCCTGGCTTTGATGCGCGGGCGATTGCGCTGGCGCAGGGAACCTGCCAGCAACTGTCGCGCATTGGGGTTTGGGCTGCGTTGCGTGACTGTGCCACGGCGATCACCCATGTTCATGTCAGCGATCGCGGGCATGCCGGGTTTGTGAATCTGTGCGCGCGTGATTATCAAGTAGAGGCGTTGGGGCAGGTGATTGAACTGCACGACGCTGGGCAGCGGTTGTTTGCCTTGCTGGCGAAAGCGCCGGGCGTCAGGGTACATTGCCCGGCGAAAGTGGTCGATGTCGTACGTACTGCCGACACTGCTGAAGTGCAGTTGGATAATGGACAGCGCCTGAAAGGGGAACTGCTGGTGGCTGCGGACGGTTCACGTTCCGCGCTGGCGCAGGCTTGCCATATCCAGTGGCAGCAGAATGATTATCCTCAGTTTGCCACCATTGCCAATGTCACGACGGCCGAGGATCCGCAAGGGCGTGCATTTGAGCGCTTTACCCGCTACGGGCCGTTGGCATTGTTGCCGATGTCTCATGGACGTAGCTCACTGGTCTGGTGCCACCCTCGGGAAAATCGTGAGCAGGTAGATAGCTGGAGCGATGAACGTTTCCTCAGTGAGCTGCAACAGGCTTTTGGCTGGCGACTGGGCAAAATGCTGAAGGCGGGCAAGCGCCACAGCTATCCATTGACTCTGCTGATGGCCAATCAACACGTCAGTCACCGTTTAGCGCTGGTAGGCAATGCGGCGCAGACGTTGCATCCTATCGCCGGACAGGGATTTAATCTTGGGCTGCGGGACGTCATGTCGTTGGCAGAAACCCTGGCAGAAGCTGCACAAGAAGGTATCGATCTGGGAGCTTATTCGCTGTTGAGCCGCTATCAGCAGCGGCGGCAGAAAGATCAGCAGGCAACCATTGGCGTGACCGATGGTTTGATTCGCCTGTTCGCCAACAGTTATGCCCCGTTGGTGGTTGGGCGTAACCTGGGATTGATGGCGATGGAGCAGTTACCGGTAGTGCGAGATGCCTTCGCCAAGCGCACGCTGGGCTGGGTTGAACGCTAA
- the ubiI gene encoding FAD-dependent 2-octaprenylphenol hydroxylase, with amino-acid sequence MQSFDVIIAGGGMVGLALACGLQGSGLRVAVLEHRQPELSPLPEQPALRVSAINAASERLLQSIGVWDDILSLRASAYNAMEVWDRDSFGKIAFRGDECGFSHLGHIIENDVIQQALWKKAQTLADVTLLAPAALKQVAWGENDAFVTLEDGRMLTARLVVGADGANSWLRQHADIPLTFWDYRHSALVATIRTEEAHQATARQVFHGEGILAFLPFSDPHLSSIVWSVAPEEAERLKQLEPEAFNRELAITFDTRLGHCQLESERLTFPLTGRYARSFAAHRLALVGDAAHTVHPLAGQGVNLGFMDAAELIAELRRLQRQGKDIGQHLYLRRYERRRKHGAAVMLASMQGFRELFAGHNPAKKLLRDVGLRLADSLPGVKPKLVRQAMGLNDLPEWLV; translated from the coding sequence ATGCAATCATTTGACGTGATTATCGCCGGTGGCGGTATGGTGGGATTGGCTCTGGCCTGCGGTTTGCAGGGCAGTGGCCTGCGCGTAGCGGTGCTGGAACATCGGCAGCCCGAATTATCGCCGCTGCCAGAACAGCCAGCGTTGCGCGTATCTGCCATTAACGCCGCCAGCGAGCGCTTGCTGCAAAGTATTGGCGTCTGGGATGACATCCTCAGCCTGCGTGCTAGCGCGTATAACGCGATGGAAGTCTGGGATCGCGATAGCTTCGGCAAGATCGCGTTTCGCGGCGATGAATGTGGCTTTAGCCATCTGGGGCATATCATTGAAAACGACGTGATCCAGCAGGCGTTGTGGAAAAAAGCCCAAACGCTGGCCGATGTGACTCTGCTTGCACCAGCAGCGCTGAAACAGGTGGCATGGGGCGAGAACGATGCCTTTGTCACACTGGAGGATGGCCGCATGCTGACGGCCCGGCTGGTGGTGGGGGCCGATGGTGCCAACTCCTGGTTGCGTCAACATGCCGATATTCCATTAACCTTCTGGGATTACCGCCATAGCGCGCTGGTAGCCACGATTCGTACTGAAGAAGCGCATCAGGCGACGGCTCGCCAGGTTTTTCATGGCGAAGGGATCCTGGCCTTCTTGCCATTCAGCGATCCGCATTTGAGTTCGATCGTCTGGTCGGTTGCTCCTGAAGAGGCGGAGCGCCTTAAACAGCTGGAGCCGGAAGCCTTTAATCGTGAATTGGCAATCACTTTCGATACGCGCCTGGGCCACTGCCAGCTTGAAAGCGAACGGCTGACTTTCCCGCTTACCGGGCGTTATGCGCGCAGTTTTGCCGCACATCGCTTGGCACTGGTTGGCGATGCGGCACATACCGTGCACCCGTTAGCCGGGCAAGGGGTAAATCTGGGGTTTATGGACGCAGCCGAGCTGATCGCTGAACTCCGACGCTTACAGCGTCAGGGCAAGGACATCGGGCAGCACCTGTATCTGCGCCGTTACGAACGCCGCCGTAAGCACGGTGCAGCGGTCATGTTAGCCAGTATGCAGGGGTTCCGTGAGTTGTTCGCGGGCCATAACCCGGCGAAGAAACTGCTGCGTGATGTGGGCTTAAGGCTGGCAGACAGCCTGCCGGGCGTGAAGCCGAAACTGGTCCGTCAGGCCATGGGGCTTAATGATTTGCCGGAGTGGCTGGTCTGA
- the gcvT gene encoding glycine cleavage system aminomethyltransferase GcvT has translation MAKQTPLYDQHVACGARMVDFHGWMMPLHYGSQIDEHHAVRQDAGMFDVSHMTIVDLHGARTREFLRYLLANDVAKLTQSGKALYTGMLNASGGVIDDLIVYFFSEDYFRLVVNSATREKDLAWIGQHAAPYSVEITVRDDLALIAVQGPQAKERAATLFTPEQKQVVEGMKPFFGVQAGDLFIATTGYTGEAGYEIALPKAQAADFWQKLLAAGVKPAGLGARDTLRLEAGMNLYGQEMDEGVSPLAANMGWTIAWEPQDRQFIGREALEQQREKGTEQLVGLIMTEKGVLRNELPVHFTDATGQAQVGVITSGSFSPTLGFSIALARVPAGIGEQAIVQIRNREMPVKVTKPGFVRAGKSLIS, from the coding sequence ATGGCAAAGCAAACCCCGCTGTACGACCAGCACGTGGCGTGCGGCGCGCGCATGGTGGATTTTCATGGCTGGATGATGCCACTGCATTATGGCTCCCAGATCGATGAGCACCACGCCGTGCGACAAGATGCCGGTATGTTCGATGTCTCTCACATGACCATTGTGGATCTGCACGGTGCCCGTACCCGTGAATTCCTGCGTTACCTGCTGGCGAACGATGTCGCCAAACTCACTCAATCGGGTAAAGCGCTGTATACCGGCATGCTGAATGCGTCCGGTGGCGTGATTGACGACCTGATCGTCTATTTCTTCAGCGAAGATTATTTCCGCCTGGTGGTGAATTCCGCCACCCGTGAAAAAGATCTGGCCTGGATCGGACAGCATGCGGCGCCGTATAGCGTTGAAATAACGGTGCGCGACGATCTGGCTTTGATCGCGGTACAGGGCCCTCAAGCCAAAGAACGTGCTGCCACGTTGTTTACCCCGGAACAGAAGCAGGTCGTAGAGGGCATGAAGCCCTTCTTCGGCGTACAGGCCGGGGATCTGTTTATTGCCACTACCGGTTACACCGGCGAAGCGGGTTATGAAATTGCCCTGCCAAAAGCCCAGGCGGCCGATTTCTGGCAGAAACTGCTGGCCGCGGGGGTGAAACCTGCCGGATTGGGCGCGCGCGATACACTGCGCCTGGAAGCGGGCATGAACCTTTATGGACAGGAAATGGATGAAGGCGTTTCGCCGCTGGCTGCCAATATGGGGTGGACTATCGCCTGGGAGCCGCAGGATCGCCAGTTTATCGGCCGTGAGGCGTTAGAGCAGCAGCGCGAAAAAGGCACCGAACAGCTGGTTGGCTTGATCATGACGGAAAAAGGCGTATTACGTAATGAGTTGCCGGTGCATTTCACTGACGCAACCGGCCAGGCACAGGTTGGTGTCATCACTAGCGGTTCGTTTTCACCGACCTTGGGTTTCAGTATTGCGCTAGCTCGTGTGCCTGCCGGTATTGGCGAGCAGGCGATCGTGCAGATCCGTAACCGTGAAATGCCTGTTAAAG